From a region of the Ardenticatena maritima genome:
- a CDS encoding ArnT family glycosyltransferase produces the protein MRTPSLARLVWWALALLCATASLLTFASPTAPWLDGALWAFLAMLAARAAFQRPRTASTLPPIWEALWDAAVQRPWRAVSMGAAFALTIWVLHRLPILPPGGTYRAYVVLWVLAIALYLLAVAPPRGWPRTDWSIWWEVNRRTALAGFTIVALAFIVRLVPLTPPTSLSLLTLPAPPTGNPFTITPEGIPTMSLLITSSATRLAGGALVGGRLVWVLIGTLTVANAFWIGTRLKGVQIGLLTAFFVALWPLHVQASHHAEPTTALLFGLTLSTLMLQRGLDRRSPLDWGWVGVACAATFYTAPGGWLAGVVVLAVLGYLLLAERRAMWVLHRDGLFIALGAFFLTIAPLLQFVWRTPQRAALLALPQTLHLTSTLNALASIGSRETLSPLVAALFLFGLFYATLRLFLREAEYRMAPMVLWFWCVLLLHANSPTPSTPTITLALGVPLLFFIALALWHLALLGQRAWRGLSIPTTLITGALLVALALVA, from the coding sequence ATGCGCACGCCATCGCTCGCACGCCTGGTCTGGTGGGCGCTGGCGTTGCTCTGCGCAACGGCCAGCCTGCTGACCTTTGCCAGCCCCACAGCCCCCTGGTTGGACGGCGCGTTGTGGGCGTTCCTTGCAATGCTGGCCGCACGTGCGGCGTTTCAGCGCCCACGCACTGCCTCCACACTGCCGCCCATCTGGGAAGCCCTGTGGGACGCCGCCGTCCAGCGTCCCTGGCGGGCGGTGAGCATGGGGGCGGCGTTCGCGCTGACCATCTGGGTGCTGCATCGCCTGCCCATTCTGCCCCCTGGCGGGACGTATCGCGCCTATGTGGTGCTTTGGGTGCTCGCCATCGCGCTCTATCTGCTCGCCGTCGCGCCGCCGCGCGGCTGGCCGCGCACGGATTGGAGCATCTGGTGGGAAGTCAACCGGCGCACTGCGCTCGCCGGCTTCACGATTGTGGCGCTTGCCTTCATCGTGCGGCTTGTGCCGCTCACGCCGCCCACTTCGCTTTCGCTCCTGACGCTTCCCGCGCCGCCGACCGGCAACCCGTTCACCATCACGCCCGAAGGCATCCCCACAATGAGCCTGCTCATCACCAGCAGCGCCACCCGTCTGGCGGGCGGCGCACTCGTCGGCGGGCGATTGGTCTGGGTGCTCATCGGGACGCTGACGGTGGCCAACGCCTTTTGGATTGGTACGCGCCTCAAAGGCGTGCAGATTGGCTTGCTCACGGCCTTCTTCGTGGCGCTCTGGCCCTTGCACGTGCAAGCCTCGCACCATGCTGAACCCACCACCGCCCTGCTGTTCGGTCTCACGTTGAGCACGCTCATGCTCCAACGCGGCCTCGACCGCCGCAGCCCCCTCGACTGGGGATGGGTGGGGGTTGCCTGCGCCGCGACGTTCTACACAGCGCCCGGCGGATGGCTTGCGGGGGTGGTCGTGTTGGCGGTGCTGGGGTATCTTCTGCTCGCCGAGCGCCGCGCCATGTGGGTGCTCCACCGCGATGGTCTGTTCATCGCCTTGGGGGCGTTCTTCCTCACCATTGCGCCACTATTGCAATTTGTGTGGCGCACGCCCCAACGCGCCGCCTTGCTTGCGTTGCCGCAAACGCTCCATCTCACGAGTACACTCAATGCGCTGGCGTCCATCGGCTCGCGTGAGACGTTGTCGCCCCTTGTCGCCGCCTTGTTCCTCTTCGGGCTGTTTTACGCCACGCTGCGGCTCTTTTTGCGCGAGGCGGAGTATCGCATGGCGCCCATGGTGCTCTGGTTCTGGTGTGTGCTTCTGTTGCACGCCAACAGCCCCACGCCATCCACACCCACAATCACCCTTGCGCTCGGCGTTCCGCTGCTCTTCTTCATCGCTCTTGCGCTCTGGCATCTTGCTTTGCTGGGACAACGCGCCTGGCGGGGGCTTTCCATTCCCACCACACTGATCACGGGGGCGCTCCTTGTGGCGCTCGCGCTCGTCGCGTGA
- a CDS encoding SDR family oxidoreductase yields the protein MKSILITGASTGIGYATARHFDQLGWRVFAGVRKEADAQRLREASSTRLTPLMLDVTHSEQVATALAQVREAVGDHGLDALVNNAGIAVGGPVEYVPLERWRRQFEVNVFGVVAVTQAALPLLRQARGRIVNISSVSGLIAAPFFGPYAASKFALEALSDSLRLEVAPQGIRVILIEPGAVATPIWEKGRQEAQTLREHLPPEGMQWYGRLVARMERWIAASERNAMPVEHVVRVIEEAVAAPRPKPRYVVARGASRFAPLMRCLPTALRDTLFKRLG from the coding sequence ATGAAAAGTATCCTCATCACCGGCGCTTCAACCGGCATTGGATACGCAACCGCCCGCCATTTCGACCAATTGGGCTGGCGCGTTTTTGCCGGTGTGCGCAAAGAAGCGGATGCGCAACGCCTGCGCGAAGCCTCTTCCACGCGGCTCACGCCGCTCATGCTCGATGTGACGCACAGCGAACAAGTCGCCACGGCGCTCGCCCAGGTGCGCGAAGCCGTCGGCGATCACGGGCTGGATGCGCTGGTCAACAACGCGGGCATCGCTGTGGGTGGTCCGGTGGAATATGTGCCACTGGAACGCTGGCGGCGTCAATTCGAGGTCAACGTTTTTGGCGTGGTAGCCGTCACGCAAGCGGCGCTCCCCTTGCTTCGGCAAGCCCGCGGGCGTATCGTCAATATCAGCAGTGTGAGCGGCTTGATCGCCGCCCCCTTCTTTGGTCCCTACGCGGCATCCAAATTCGCCCTGGAAGCGCTCAGCGACAGCCTGCGCCTGGAAGTTGCGCCGCAAGGCATCCGCGTCATTCTGATCGAGCCGGGGGCGGTTGCCACGCCGATCTGGGAAAAGGGGCGGCAAGAAGCCCAAACCTTGCGCGAACATTTACCCCCCGAGGGCATGCAATGGTATGGGCGGCTTGTCGCACGCATGGAACGCTGGATTGCCGCCAGTGAACGCAACGCCATGCCGGTTGAACACGTTGTGCGCGTGATTGAAGAAGCGGTCGCCGCGCCGCGCCCCAAGCCGCGGTATGTTGTTGCGCGTGGGGCGTCGCGGTTTGCGCCGCTCATGCGGTGCCTGCCCACCGCGCTGCGCGACACGCTATTCAAGCGACTGGGATGA
- a CDS encoding FtsW/RodA/SpoVE family cell cycle protein: protein MLARWQQTLATALPTWRWREAALLLFPLALAVAGFWLLNTLEASAFGPRWWPCWLFVGLVLVGHVGLARFAPTADQTIFPIAITLTTIGVLLIERLAPNFTLRHLLNFGVGIALMVGLAGWPYLLRTLERYRYTIILPGIVLLFFTILLSFTPLGNGQSLFLRIGPFGFQPSEPLKVLLVAFLAGYLDFHREKFKHIRLGRLWRDRRWLWVYFPMLIMWGFAMLLVVAQRDLGAALLFFGTFLILTYLATERADYVLIGMGLFLGGAFLATMLFSHVQVRIAVWRDPWSTATTTGYQIVQALLAIAAGGILGQGLGQGFPDLVPVVHSDFIFVAIAEEFGLVGVCAVIALYMFLLDRGFRLARRQADSFYFLLGAGLVSLICLQAFIIMAGSVKLMPLTGITLPFISYGGSSIMTMYATVGILLNLSAYANPPTPAKRQHPPREVRA, encoded by the coding sequence ATGCTGGCACGCTGGCAACAGACACTCGCAACCGCTTTGCCAACCTGGCGCTGGCGGGAAGCGGCGCTTTTGCTCTTCCCGCTGGCGCTCGCTGTCGCTGGCTTCTGGCTGTTGAACACGCTGGAAGCCAGCGCCTTCGGACCTCGCTGGTGGCCCTGCTGGCTCTTTGTGGGGCTGGTGCTGGTGGGGCATGTCGGGCTGGCGCGCTTTGCGCCTACCGCCGACCAAACCATCTTCCCCATCGCCATCACCCTGACCACCATCGGCGTGTTGCTGATTGAGCGCCTTGCCCCCAATTTCACCCTGCGCCACCTGCTCAATTTTGGCGTTGGCATTGCGCTGATGGTGGGGCTGGCGGGGTGGCCGTATTTACTGCGCACGCTGGAACGGTATCGCTACACCATCATCTTGCCGGGGATTGTGCTGCTCTTCTTCACGATTTTGCTCAGTTTCACCCCACTGGGGAATGGGCAAAGCCTTTTTCTGCGGATTGGTCCGTTTGGTTTTCAGCCGTCCGAACCGCTGAAGGTGTTGCTGGTGGCGTTTCTGGCCGGGTATCTGGATTTTCACCGTGAAAAGTTCAAGCACATTCGGCTGGGGCGGCTCTGGCGCGACCGGCGTTGGCTCTGGGTTTACTTCCCCATGCTCATCATGTGGGGCTTTGCGATGCTGCTGGTGGTGGCGCAGCGCGACCTCGGGGCGGCGTTGCTCTTCTTTGGCACGTTCCTCATCCTCACCTACCTGGCAACCGAACGCGCGGATTATGTCCTCATCGGGATGGGGCTTTTCCTCGGCGGTGCGTTCCTCGCAACCATGCTCTTCAGCCATGTGCAGGTGCGTATCGCCGTCTGGCGCGACCCGTGGAGCACGGCGACCACGACCGGCTACCAGATTGTGCAAGCCTTGCTGGCAATCGCCGCCGGCGGCATTTTGGGGCAAGGACTGGGGCAAGGGTTTCCGGACCTGGTGCCGGTGGTGCACAGCGATTTCATTTTTGTGGCAATCGCCGAAGAGTTTGGGCTGGTGGGCGTCTGCGCGGTCATTGCTTTGTACATGTTTCTGCTCGACCGCGGTTTTCGGTTGGCGCGCCGTCAAGCGGATTCGTTTTACTTCTTGCTTGGCGCGGGGCTGGTGTCGCTCATCTGCTTGCAAGCCTTTATCATCATGGCCGGCTCGGTCAAACTGATGCCGCTGACGGGTATCACGCTCCCCTTCATCAGTTACGGGGGGAGCAGTATCATGACGATGTACGCCACCGTTGGTATCCTGCTGAACCTGTCGGCTTACGCCAATCCCCCCACGCCCGCCAAACGCCAACACCCACCGAGGGAGGTGCGCGCATGA
- the mtnP gene encoding S-methyl-5'-thioadenosine phosphorylase — MEEVTIGVIGGSGLYQMEGLTDIVEVDLDTPFGKPSDSIVIGTLEGQRVAFLPRHGRGHRILPGELPTRANIYAMKMLGVKWLIAVSACGSLRADYAPGHIVIPDGLFDRTRGRPLTFFGDGIVAHISMADPFCPVLSDVLYKAVKETGATVHKGGNFIVIEGPRFSTRTESHVFRAWGMDIIGMTAVPEAQLAREAEIAYAVMAHVTDYDVWHESEEPVTVEMVIRTLKQNVKHAQEAVRNAVRLLSSQPDLTSPAWDALRDALMTAPEMVPIETRRRLSLLLDKYWKQ, encoded by the coding sequence ATGGAAGAAGTCACAATCGGTGTCATTGGCGGGAGTGGCTTGTATCAGATGGAAGGTCTCACCGACATTGTTGAAGTTGACCTTGATACCCCCTTCGGCAAGCCGAGTGATAGCATTGTCATCGGCACGCTCGAAGGCCAGCGTGTCGCTTTCCTGCCGCGGCATGGGCGCGGGCACCGCATTCTGCCCGGCGAACTTCCCACCCGCGCCAACATCTACGCCATGAAGATGCTGGGTGTGAAATGGCTGATTGCCGTCAGCGCGTGCGGCAGTCTCCGCGCCGACTATGCGCCGGGGCACATCGTTATTCCCGATGGCTTGTTCGACCGCACACGTGGCCGCCCGCTCACCTTCTTTGGCGATGGGATTGTCGCCCACATCAGCATGGCAGACCCCTTCTGCCCGGTGTTGAGCGACGTGCTCTACAAGGCGGTGAAAGAGACCGGCGCAACCGTGCACAAAGGCGGCAATTTCATCGTGATCGAAGGACCGCGTTTCAGCACACGCACCGAATCGCACGTCTTCCGCGCGTGGGGCATGGACATCATCGGGATGACAGCCGTCCCTGAAGCGCAACTGGCGCGCGAAGCCGAGATCGCCTACGCGGTCATGGCGCACGTCACCGATTACGACGTCTGGCACGAAAGCGAAGAACCGGTCACCGTCGAGATGGTCATTCGCACGCTGAAGCAAAACGTCAAACACGCGCAAGAAGCGGTGCGCAACGCCGTGCGCCTGCTGAGCAGCCAGCCCGACCTCACCAGCCCGGCGTGGGACGCGCTGCGCGATGCGTTGATGACGGCGCCAGAGATGGTACCCATTGAAACGCGCCGCCGCTTGTCGCTTCTGCTCGACAAATACTGGAAGCAGTAA